Proteins from a genomic interval of Sus scrofa isolate TJ Tabasco breed Duroc unplaced genomic scaffold, Sscrofa11.1 Contig1644, whole genome shotgun sequence:
- the LOC110258244 gene encoding olfactory receptor 4C16-like has product MWLKNNVTEFILLGLTQDPVRKKIVFVTFLIFYLGTLIGNLLTIATIKTSQTLGSPMYFFFFHLSLSDTCFSTSIAPRMIVDALLKNATISFNECIVQVFSFHFFGCLEIFILILMAVDLYVAICKPIRYTTIMSHGVCGVLVAVAWVGSCVHSLTRIFQALSLPFCGPNVMDHYMCDLKPLLKLACADTYVTNLPLVSNSGAICTESFVMLMVSYVIILYSLRNHSAEGRKKALSTCISHITVVILFFGPCIFIYTGPATTFSMDKMISVFYTIGTPLLNPLIYTLRNAEVKNAMRMLWSKTLISDDQR; this is encoded by the coding sequence ATGTGGCTGAAAAATAATGTGACTGAGTTCATTCTGCTTGGGTTGACCCAGGATCCTGTTAGGAAGAAAATAGTGTTTGTCACTTTCTTGATTTTCTACTTGGGGACATTGATAGGTAACCTGCTCACTATTGCTACCATCAAGACCAGCCAGACACTTGGCAGTCCAATGTACTTCTTCTTTTTCCACTTATCCTTATCTGATACCTGCTTCTCTACTTCCATAGCTCCTAGAATGATTGTGGATGCCCTTTTGAAGAATGCCACTATCTCTTTTAACGAATGCATAGTGCAAGtcttttcattccatttctttggctgcctgGAGATCTTCATCCTTATCCTCATGGCTGTTGACctctatgtggccatctgtaaacCTATACGCTACACAACAATCATGAGTCATGGAGTCTGTGGGGTGttggtggctgtggcctgggtgggATCCTGTGTGCATTCTTTAACTCGGATTTTTCAAGCCTTGAGTTTACCATTCTGTGGTCCTAATGTGATGGATCACTATATGTGTGACTTAAAGCCTTTGCTGAAACTTGCCTGTGCAGACACCTATGTGACCAACCTACCCTTGGTGTCCAACAGTGGAGCCATCTGTACAGAGAGTTTTGTCATGCTGATGGTCTCCTATGTCATCATCTTGTATTCTCTGAGAAACCACAGtgcagaggggaggaaaaaagcgCTCTCCACCTGCATCTCCCACATCACTGTGGTCATCTTGTTCTTTGGTCCttgcatatttatatacacagGCCCTGCAACCACCTTCTCCATGGATAAGATGATATCTGTCTTTTATACAATTGGAACCCCTCTGCTCAACCCTCTGATTTATACGCTGAGGAATGCagaagtgaaaaatgccatgaggaTGCTATGGAGCAAGACGTTGATCTCAGATGACCAAAGATGA